The Peribacillus simplex genome contains the following window.
CAAAAGAAGTGCATTCGATAGAATCGATGAAATTGGATGTGATTCATCCGGGCTTATCTGTCCTATTAGAGACAAAAAGGCTATCGGCACAGAATTATAACATCGATATAGAAATTGATGTTTCACCCAAATCTTTCAATCGGGTCAAAACAATCGATTTGATAAAATTATTATCCAATGTTATCGATAATGCAATTGAAGCAACAATTGAATTGCCCGAGCAAGAACGCCGAATGAATATTGCATGTAACGCTGATGATCAAAAGTATACGTTTATGGTCACGAACACCGGGCCAATGATTTCCACTTTAGATCAGGAGAATATATTCACCAGCGGATTTTCAACAAAAAAGGCACAAAAGGGTAAAGTTCGCGGACAAGGATTGTTCATCGTTAAAGACTTAGTGAACAGATATGATGGAGAGATTCATGTACAATCCACTGAAAAAGAAACGACCGTTACGATGATGATACCCGTAAATGGAAGAATATGCTGTGAACTGTAAATCAAAAGGGAAGCGCAATGATAAAGAAGGTATGATTCCTCAAAATGCAGAAGGAATCATACCCTTTTTTAGTTATTTTTGATTATCTTGTAATTTGTTGAAAGGCCTTTATCATGCTTATTTTTCTCCATTAGTCCCAGCTGGTTTCGCTATTACTTGGTCTAATGCGGTAAATGGAACTGGGGACTTCATCTATATTATAAAGCTGATCTATATGGATAAATGAAGGTATAATGGTCACAATTGAATGTGAATAAAGGGATTTCAAGATGGCGATTATTCCGGGAAAAGAGGTGAATAAAAGAATCTGAATTGGACATAATGGGTAGATGTTTAGCTGCTTTCATCGAGATTATGATAAGATAGGAAAAAATCATATAAGGCAGTGAGAATGTGAAACAACAAAAAGGAAAACTTCTCGTTATCATTGGACCGACTGCTGTTGGCAAGACTAAGATGAGCATTGAGATGGCAAAGTTATTTAATGGTGAAATTATCAGCGGAGATTCGATGCAGGTTTATAAAGGGATGGATATTGGGACTGCAAAAATCAAAAGGGAAGAAACAGAAGGGGTTCCCCATTATTTAATTGATATTAAGGACCCTGATGAACCATTTAGTGCAGCAGAGTTCCAGGAGCGCGCTAATGCTTGTATCGGGGATATCCAGAGCAGAGGTAAACTCCCAATTATCGTCGGTGGAACAGGATTATACATACAATCGGTCATCCATGATTATCAATTTTCGGAAGCGCCATCAGACCCTGTTTATAGGGATGGACTCGAAAAACAGGTAAGGGAGTTTGGAATCGATCCAGTTTTTGAACAATTACGCAGCGTTGACCCAGAAAGCGCGAATCGGATTCATCCTAATAATGTTAGAAGGGTGATCAGAGCACTTGAGATTTATCATTGTACAGGTAAAACGATGAGTGAGCAGCTGAATGAACAGCCTACTGAATTTAAATATGATACATGCATCATTGGATTGACAATGGAACGTGAGAAGTTGTACCGACGTATCGATCAACGTGTTGATGGGATGGTAGAAGAAGGGCTGATTCAAGAGGTGGAGTCCTTTTACGAAAAAGGTTTGAGGGATTGCCAATCAATCCAGGCTATAGGCTATAAAGAAATCTATGATTTTTTTGATGGAAAAGCTTCATTGGATGAAGCAGTTGAGAATTTAAAGCAAAACTCCCGTAGATATGCAAAAAGGCAATTGACTTGGTTTCGGAATAAAATGGATGTAAATTGGTTTAATATGACCGATCTCGAGGGTTTTCCAAAAAAAATACATGAAATATCTGGATTTATTGCAGGAAAGCTTTTCAATGAAGGCGAATACATAAATTTAGAGAGAAAAGAGGAGGACTAATACATGAAACAATCAGTAAATATTCAAGATCAGTTTCTTAATCAATTACGGAAAGATGGTACGTATGTGACGGTATTTTTATTAAACGGGTTCCAGATTAGAGGACAAGTAAAAGGGTTCGATAATTTTACCGTTTTATTTGAATCAGAGGGCAAACAGCAGTTAGTCTATAAACATGCGATTTCTACATTCGCTCCACAGCGTAATGTTCAGATTGATTACGAAGTGAAGGAATAATCATATATATGAATGTGAAAAACAGGTTTCGCTTATTGCGACCTGTTTTTTTTGTATGCACGGTACGTTTCTTTTTCAAAGAATCGATAATTTTACGTACCTGTTTTGAATATATATAAGGGACGGATTATTTTCCGGGAAACCGCAGGAAATGACAATCCCTCATAAATAATTGGTGAATGGGAATGAAACTTGTCGTAAAAAACCTTTTAGGGAAAAATCCTGTCAGACATAAGTCGCCGTTAGAAAAGGAATATGGCTAATTAAACTGAAATCTTTGGTATTCACGAAAAGAAATAATGAATTTTCCGATGGGGAAGTTTTGGCGATGTTACATATGCCTATTACCATCATAAATCTAATGGAAATTGTGGAGTAAGGGGTCCAAGATGGAGAGGTGAATGCATTGGAACAACCGATCCGTATGAAAAATAACGGGCAAATCAATATTGTGTTTAATGCGGAAAACAGAAAAGCGTTACAAAAGGATCTGCCGATAAAAGAAATTTTGGTGCAAGAAATCCCCCACCAGCATGTAGCGTTGAAAGAGATTGAAGATGATCTGAAATCGCTGGTCGGAATGGAAGAAATGAAACGGATGATAAAAGAAATATATGCCTGGATTTACATCAATAAACAACGTGAGGAAAAGGGGCTGAAGACTGGCCGGCAAGCGCTGCATATGATGTTTAAAGGAAATCCCGGAACTGGGAAAACAACGGTTGCACGTTTAATAGGTAAGTTGTTTCAAAAAATGAATGTTCTATCGAAAGGGCATTTAATTGAAGCGGAGAGGGCAGATTTGGTCGGGGAATACATTGGTCACACTGCCCAAAAGACAAGGGATTTAATTAAAAAGGCCATTGGCGGAATCTTATTTATTGATGAAGCCTATTCCTTGGGAAGGGGCGGCGAAAAGGATTTTGGTAAAGAAGCCATAGATACGCTTGTCAAGCATATGGAGGATCGCCAACACGAATTCATTTTGATCCTTGCTGGATATTCAAGGGAAATGGATTATTTCCTTAGCCTAAATCCTGGCTTGCATTCCAGGTTCCCGCTTGTTGTTGACTTTCCGGATTATACGATTGATCAGTTAATGGAAATAGCCGATCGGATGCTGCAGGAAAGGGAATATCTAATGAATCGGGAGGCCGAAAGGAAATTAAAAGAACATTTAATCATATTACGTTCATTTCGGGGGCCTATTTCATTTTCTAACGGACGCTATATCCGAAATGTTCTTGAAAAGTCGATCAGGGCACAGGCGATGCGGCTTTTACTGGAGGATTCGTTTGAAAAAGCCGATTTACTGACCCTAACCAGCCAAGATTTGATTTTTGAGGATGATGAGAAAGAATGACATGGAAAAGCCCACCAAAATGGCGGGCTTTTCAAATTTATGTTTTAGGCACCCATTTTTTATTAGGTAGATGCCAATTATTAGTGTAAGAAAGGACTCGCAATATCGTAATGACAGCGAAGAGCGAATAAAGCTGCCAAGACTGGGATAATACACCACTGCCTAAAACCAAGCCTGTTATGATGGCCCATACTACGTAGATTTCTTTTCTGAAGACCAATGGCTTTCTTCCGGCCAGTACGTCACGAAGTATCCCGCCTCCGCATCCGGTTAATGCCGCAGATACAATGATGGCACTCATTGGATGATTAAGTTCCACTGCATACATCGCGCCTTGGATGGCAAAGGCAGAAAGGCCAATGGCATCACTGAGGTTTCCCCATCTTTTCCAGTGTCTTGAAAGGTTTGTAGGGAATACAAAAACGATGGTGATGGATACTATAGCGATGGCAAAATAGAAACTTTGATCCCATAATGTTGAAACGGGGACACCAATCAGCAGGTTCCGAATTGCCCCTCCGCCAAAAGCGGTTATGATTCCTAAAATATAAACTCCTAAAATATCATACTCTTCTTCCATGGCAATGATGGTTCCGCTAATAGCGAATGCAATCGTACCTATGATGCTTAATACTTCCCATGTCATATGAATTCCCTCTATGTCTTTTCGATTTTGATGGTAAAGTCAAATTTGATTTTAGCATGATATCGGAATTTTTAAAACGGTAAAAGCTTTGTTTTTAGGAAATTTTTATATAGTCAATTTTTTTGTTATGATTAACTGAAATCTTCAAGAAGGTGGTGCATGATTTGGAAGAATCATCAAAGGAAACGGCCGTGTTGATTGGATGTCAAACAACAGAACCTACTGAACGTTTTGAATATTCACTCGATGAGCTGGCTTCATTGGCGAAGACGGCGAATGGTGAGGTGTTAATGACCATCACCCAGAAAAGGGAAAGCGTCGATCCAGCTACATATATAGGAAAAGGAAAAGTGGAGGAGCTTCGAAATCTGGAAGAGGAGCTTGAGCCGGATTTATTTATCTTTAATGATGAACTATCCCCGAGCCAGATTCGGAACCTTTCGAAACAATTGGAGGCAAGGATCATTGACCGGACACAGCTTATTTTAGATATATTTGCTCAGCGGGCACGTTCCAGGGAAGGGAAGCTGCAGGTTGAACTTGCTCAGCTCCAATATTTATTACCGCGTTTGGTCGGACAGGGGACCGCAATGTCCAGGCTTGGAGGCGGAATCGGCACCAGGGGCCCTGGAGAAACGAAGCTGGAAAGTGACCGTCGCCACATTCGTGGGAAAATAGATGAAATCAAGCAACAATTAAGTGGCATTGTCAAGCATCGTGAACGCTATCGTGATAGAAGGAAACGTAATAAGACCTTTCAAATTGCACTCGTGGGATACACGAATGCAGGTAAATCGACGCTGTTCAACCGTTTGACGGAGGCGGATTCATTCGAAGAGAACCAGTTGTTCGCTACACTGGATCCCATGACACGAAAAGCCATTCTTCCCAGCGGATTTACCGTGCTGCTGACGGATACGGTAGGATTCATTCAAGATTTGCCGACATCTTTAATCGCCGCATTCCGCTCGACTCTGGAAGAGGTGAAAGAAGCTGACTTGTTGCTCCATGTGGTCGATTCCTCAAGTACAGATTACTTTAATCATCAGAAAACGGTGCAGGATTTGCTAAATGACTTAGAAGTCCCTTCCATTCCACAGCTAACATTGTATAATAAGAAAGATCGGATTCATGCTGATTTTGTAAGGTCATCCAGTCATGCTTCATTAATGATCAGTGCCTATGAACAATCGGACTTGAATCAAATTATGGAAGAAATTGAAAAATACGTGATTGAAGAAATGGTCCCGTATTATGTTTTCCTGCCGTCGAGTGAGGGTAAACTATTATCACAGCTGAAAAATGAAACCATATTGCGCACTCTCTCCTTTAATGAAGAATCGGAAAGATATGAATGCAAAGGTTTTTGTCTAGCTGATCATCCATTAACCGGGCAGCTTGAGAAATATTCATTATAAAGGGGAAGTTTGATGTATCAGCAGTTAACAAATGGAGAAGTGTTGAAAAACATTGCCCAGGACGTGGAAGCAATGATTTCTCCGTTACATAAGCAAGTCGACGAACGAATTGAAGAAAATCAATTTCGTGTATTACAAAGTTATCAAGCACATAGGGTGAGTGATTCCCATTTCATCCCGACAACAGGGTATGGATATGATGATATGGGCCGCGATACGCTTGAATTGATATATGCAGATGTTTTTGGTGCGGAAGCTGGATTGGTGCGCCCGCAAATTATTTCAGGCACACACGCCATCTCCACTGCCCTGTTCGGCATATTGCGTCCGGGAGATGAATTGTTATACATAACTGGAAAGCCGTATGATACTTTGGAAGAGATTGTCGGTATCAGGGGATCGGGTATCGGATCTTTGCGCGATTTTCAAATCAGCTATAAAGCCGTTCCATTAGAGGAAGCGGGATCCGTTGATTTCGACGCCGTTAAACAAGCCATTCAACCAAATACTAAGATGATCGGTATACAACGGTCAAAAGGGTATGCTACACGCCCTTCCTTTACGATTGAAGAGATTAAGGAAATGATTTCCTTTGTTAAAGCCATTAATCCGGAAATCGTCGTGTTCGTGGACAATTGCTATGGAGAGTTTGTTGAAACACTAGAACCATGTCATGTCGGAGCAGATTTAATGGCTGGTTCACTGATTAAAAATCCAGGTGGCGGGATAGTGAAAACCGGTGGATATATTGTTGGTAAAAAGGACCTTGTTGAAGCGTGCTCTTATCGATTAACATCACCTGGAATAGGGGCTGAAGCAGGTGCTTCCCTTTATAGTCTGCAGGAAATGTACCAAGGTTTCTTCCTTGCACCGCATGTCGTGGGCCAAGCTGTAAAAGGAGCCATGTTCACAGCTGCGTTTTTAGAAAAAATCGGTATGAATACATATCCTAAATGGGATGCGAAGCGTACAGATTTGATTCAATCTGTTCAATTTGATGACCGGGATAAAATGGTTGCCTTCTGTCAAGCCATCCAATATGCATCGCCAATCAATTCGCACGTGACACCATATCCTGCATATATGCCAGGATATGAAGACGATGTAATCATGGCTGCGGGCACCTTTATACAGGGAGCCAGCATTGAACTGACGGCAGATGGTCCAACAAGGGCTCCGTATGTTGCCTACGTTCAAGGCGGCTTGACCTATGCCCATGTTAAAATAGCAGTATTGACCGCTGTGAATGCATTGATGGATAAAAAACTGATTCAACTGTAAAAGAGAATATGTAATTTACGTGATGGGAGTCCAAATCAATGGATTCCTGCCATAAACAATAGTCGTAATATTTGAGTAGTTACAAATTATTTAACTCTTCTAAAAAAAATGACGTCATAAAATGTAACATCAGATTGACATGTTTAATAACATGGTATATGATTATTTTAAGATAAACAAAGGAGGATGCTAAGAATGAGCGGCAACAACATTCGGCGTTCTATGCCTCTTTTTTCCATCGGAATCGTCATGCAGCTAACTGAGTTGTCTGCACGCCAAATTCGGTATTACGAAGAGCATCAACTTATTACTCCTATGAGAACAGATGGAAATCGTCGGGTTTTTTCTTTAAACGATATCGATCGACTGCTTGAGATTAAAGACTTAATCGAACAAGGAGTCAATCTGGCCGGCATAAAAAAAATTTTCACTGTAAAGGAACAGAATTTACCTACTCAAGATTTAGAACAAGCGGAAAAAATTAGACGTGACCTTAGTGATGAGGAGCTTCGCAAGCTTCTGCGTGCCGAGCTTTTACAAGGAAGTAAGCATCGAACATCTCTTCGACAAGGGGATATGTCTCGTTTTTTTCAATAAAAAATATGATTTTATGAATGATTATTAGGGGGAATAAAAATTGGCAAAGTTCACACGTGAAGACATCACTCGTTTAGCGAAAGAAGAAAATGTTAAGTACATTCGTTTACAGTTTACCGACATTTTAGGGACGATTAAAAACGTTGAAATCCCAGTCAGTCAATTGGAAAAAGCACTTGATAATAAAATGATGTTTGACGGATCTTCCATTGAAGGCTTCGTCCGTATCGAAGAGTCTGATATGTACCTATTTCCTGATTTAAATACATGGGTTATCTTCCCTTGGACTTCCGAAAAAGGTAAAGTCGCACGTTTGATCTGTGATATTTACAATACGGATGGAACACCTTTTGATGGGGATCCCCGTGCTAACCTAAAACGTGTTCTTGCAGAAGCAAGAGAAATGGGCTTCACAGATTTCAATCTTGGACCTGAGCCTGAATTCTTCTTATTCAAACTGGACGCAGCAGGCGAGCCTACTCTAGAATTGAATGATAAAGGCGGATACTTTGACCTTGCACCTACTGACCTAGGAGAAAACTGCCGTCGTGATATCGTTCTTGAGCTTGAAGAAATGGGATTTGAAATTGAAGCATCCCACCATGAAGTAGCTCCAGGACAACATGAAATTGACTTTAAATATGCGGATGCAATCTCAGCATGTGATAACATCCAAACATTTAAATTGGTTGTAAAGACGATTGCCCGTAAACATGGTTTACACGCAACTTTCATGCCAAAGCCATTGTTCGGTGTTAATGGATCTGGTATGCACTGTAACGTTTCATTATTCAAAGGAAACCAAAATGCATTTTATGATACAGAAGGAAAATTGGAATTAAGTAAAACAGCTGAGCAATTTATCGCAGGTATCATTAAGCATGCTCCAAGCTTCACTGCGGTAACAAACCCTACTGTTAACTCATATAAACGTCTAGTTCCTGGTTACGAAGCTCCTTGTTATGTTGCATGGTCTGCTAAAAACCGCAGCCCATTAATTCGTATCCCAGCTTCACGCGGAGTGAGTACTCGCGTAGAGGTACGTAGTGTCGATCCAGCAGCAAACCCATACCTGGCACTTGCTGTTATACTGAAAGCTGGACTTGACGGCATCAAAAACGACTTGACTCCTCCAGCTCCAGTTGATCGCAACATCTATGTTATGAATAAAGAAGAACGTGAAGAAGTAGGCATCGTTGATCTTCCAGCTACTTTATATGCTGCATTGGAAACATTAAAAGCTGATGAAGTCATCAAATCAGCACTCGGTGAACACTTACTTGAACACTTCATCGAAGCAAAAGAAATCGAGTGGGATATGTTCCGCACACAAGTTCACCCATGGGAACGCGAACAATATATGTCAATGTATTAATAGTTTCAAAGCCTTGGTATTACTGAGTTTCTCAGTTACCAAGGCTTTTTTTATTTTTATAAAATGAACGGAAACTGGCTGGCTGACCACATTTCAAACTATTTCATATTCAACTTTAAAACGTGAGCATAGACATCTGCTGTTGTTTGAATGGATTTATGTCCTAAACGTTCCTGCACATCTTTTAAACTGGCTCCGGATTCAAGAAGTAAAACCGCATGTGTATGTCGTAAACCATGAATGGTTATATGTTTTGTAATTCCTGCTTTTCTGCAGATGCGATTAAAGGCCCTGTGTAAGGTGGATTTTGAATAGGGGAGGCCATTTCCGCGTTCGAAAACAAGATTTTTCTCTATGAAATCTTTCTGCCAATTTCAGTTTTATTTCCTTTTGCTTAATGAAATGACGTGTTAAAAGAGCGGCAAGGCTTTCGTCATGATGGATTTAAAGAGCTGATACCCTTTTTTATCTGAAGAGTTTATTATTCGTGGTTGCTCGGTGTATGGCTGAGTGATCTTTTTGTTCACCTTAAACCAGATATAACTTCACAGAAAGACGGCAAGTATTTGGTGGTAAATGTATATCTTTGA
Protein-coding sequences here:
- a CDS encoding MerR family transcriptional regulator, which translates into the protein MSGNNIRRSMPLFSIGIVMQLTELSARQIRYYEEHQLITPMRTDGNRRVFSLNDIDRLLEIKDLIEQGVNLAGIKKIFTVKEQNLPTQDLEQAEKIRRDLSDEELRKLLRAELLQGSKHRTSLRQGDMSRFFQ
- a CDS encoding tyrosine-type recombinase/integrase, translating into MEKNLVFERGNGLPYSKSTLHRAFNRICRKAGITKHITIHGLRHTHAVLLLESGASLKDVQERLGHKSIQTTADVYAHVLKLNMK
- the spoVK gene encoding stage V sporulation protein K — protein: MEQPIRMKNNGQINIVFNAENRKALQKDLPIKEILVQEIPHQHVALKEIEDDLKSLVGMEEMKRMIKEIYAWIYINKQREEKGLKTGRQALHMMFKGNPGTGKTTVARLIGKLFQKMNVLSKGHLIEAERADLVGEYIGHTAQKTRDLIKKAIGGILFIDEAYSLGRGGEKDFGKEAIDTLVKHMEDRQHEFILILAGYSREMDYFLSLNPGLHSRFPLVVDFPDYTIDQLMEIADRMLQEREYLMNREAERKLKEHLIILRSFRGPISFSNGRYIRNVLEKSIRAQAMRLLLEDSFEKADLLTLTSQDLIFEDDEKE
- the hfq gene encoding RNA chaperone Hfq, which produces MKQSVNIQDQFLNQLRKDGTYVTVFLLNGFQIRGQVKGFDNFTVLFESEGKQQLVYKHAISTFAPQRNVQIDYEVKE
- the glnA gene encoding type I glutamate--ammonia ligase, encoding MAKFTREDITRLAKEENVKYIRLQFTDILGTIKNVEIPVSQLEKALDNKMMFDGSSIEGFVRIEESDMYLFPDLNTWVIFPWTSEKGKVARLICDIYNTDGTPFDGDPRANLKRVLAEAREMGFTDFNLGPEPEFFLFKLDAAGEPTLELNDKGGYFDLAPTDLGENCRRDIVLELEEMGFEIEASHHEVAPGQHEIDFKYADAISACDNIQTFKLVVKTIARKHGLHATFMPKPLFGVNGSGMHCNVSLFKGNQNAFYDTEGKLELSKTAEQFIAGIIKHAPSFTAVTNPTVNSYKRLVPGYEAPCYVAWSAKNRSPLIRIPASRGVSTRVEVRSVDPAANPYLALAVILKAGLDGIKNDLTPPAPVDRNIYVMNKEEREEVGIVDLPATLYAALETLKADEVIKSALGEHLLEHFIEAKEIEWDMFRTQVHPWEREQYMSMY
- a CDS encoding trimeric intracellular cation channel family protein, which codes for MTWEVLSIIGTIAFAISGTIIAMEEEYDILGVYILGIITAFGGGAIRNLLIGVPVSTLWDQSFYFAIAIVSITIVFVFPTNLSRHWKRWGNLSDAIGLSAFAIQGAMYAVELNHPMSAIIVSAALTGCGGGILRDVLAGRKPLVFRKEIYVVWAIITGLVLGSGVLSQSWQLYSLFAVITILRVLSYTNNWHLPNKKWVPKT
- a CDS encoding aminotransferase class I/II-fold pyridoxal phosphate-dependent enzyme, coding for MYQQLTNGEVLKNIAQDVEAMISPLHKQVDERIEENQFRVLQSYQAHRVSDSHFIPTTGYGYDDMGRDTLELIYADVFGAEAGLVRPQIISGTHAISTALFGILRPGDELLYITGKPYDTLEEIVGIRGSGIGSLRDFQISYKAVPLEEAGSVDFDAVKQAIQPNTKMIGIQRSKGYATRPSFTIEEIKEMISFVKAINPEIVVFVDNCYGEFVETLEPCHVGADLMAGSLIKNPGGGIVKTGGYIVGKKDLVEACSYRLTSPGIGAEAGASLYSLQEMYQGFFLAPHVVGQAVKGAMFTAAFLEKIGMNTYPKWDAKRTDLIQSVQFDDRDKMVAFCQAIQYASPINSHVTPYPAYMPGYEDDVIMAAGTFIQGASIELTADGPTRAPYVAYVQGGLTYAHVKIAVLTAVNALMDKKLIQL
- the hflX gene encoding GTPase HflX; amino-acid sequence: MEESSKETAVLIGCQTTEPTERFEYSLDELASLAKTANGEVLMTITQKRESVDPATYIGKGKVEELRNLEEELEPDLFIFNDELSPSQIRNLSKQLEARIIDRTQLILDIFAQRARSREGKLQVELAQLQYLLPRLVGQGTAMSRLGGGIGTRGPGETKLESDRRHIRGKIDEIKQQLSGIVKHRERYRDRRKRNKTFQIALVGYTNAGKSTLFNRLTEADSFEENQLFATLDPMTRKAILPSGFTVLLTDTVGFIQDLPTSLIAAFRSTLEEVKEADLLLHVVDSSSTDYFNHQKTVQDLLNDLEVPSIPQLTLYNKKDRIHADFVRSSSHASLMISAYEQSDLNQIMEEIEKYVIEEMVPYYVFLPSSEGKLLSQLKNETILRTLSFNEESERYECKGFCLADHPLTGQLEKYSL
- the miaA gene encoding tRNA (adenosine(37)-N6)-dimethylallyltransferase MiaA, giving the protein MSIEMAKLFNGEIISGDSMQVYKGMDIGTAKIKREETEGVPHYLIDIKDPDEPFSAAEFQERANACIGDIQSRGKLPIIVGGTGLYIQSVIHDYQFSEAPSDPVYRDGLEKQVREFGIDPVFEQLRSVDPESANRIHPNNVRRVIRALEIYHCTGKTMSEQLNEQPTEFKYDTCIIGLTMEREKLYRRIDQRVDGMVEEGLIQEVESFYEKGLRDCQSIQAIGYKEIYDFFDGKASLDEAVENLKQNSRRYAKRQLTWFRNKMDVNWFNMTDLEGFPKKIHEISGFIAGKLFNEGEYINLERKEED